One part of the Candidatus Paceibacterota bacterium genome encodes these proteins:
- a CDS encoding type II secretion system protein, whose product MFKKLSARKGGFTLIEILVVIGIIAILATIVLIAINPARQFAQANNTQRVSNVNAILNAIGQYSADNKGQLPPNIDNTVREIKKSGGADICSSLVPTYIPALPFDPKTGSYTDCSTYDTNYTVATTTGNRVVVSAPDAELSQTISVTR is encoded by the coding sequence ATGTTTAAGAAATTATCTGCAAGAAAGGGGGGATTCACTCTTATTGAGATTCTCGTCGTCATCGGTATTATCGCTATTTTGGCAACTATTGTGCTTATTGCCATTAACCCAGCTCGCCAGTTTGCACAAGCAAATAACACACAGAGAGTAAGTAATGTAAATGCAATTTTGAATGCTATCGGACAGTACAGTGCTGACAATAAAGGCCAGTTGCCTCCGAACATTGATAATACTGTTAGAGAGATTAAAAAAAGCGGAGGAGCTGATATTTGTTCGAGTCTTGTTCCTACTTATATACCAGCACTACCATTTGATCCAAAGACCGGCTCTTATACAGACTGCAGTACTTATGACACTAATTACACTGTTGCAACGACAACTGGTAATCGTGTTGTTGTATCGGCTCCAGACGCTGAGCTTAGTCAAACTATTTCAGTTACTCGCTAA
- a CDS encoding methyltransferase domain-containing protein, whose protein sequence is MAFTDPEHNIQQFGLQSGAKVADFGAGSGFYAFEIAKAVGGAGKVYAIDVQKDLLAKIKNEGSKRGFTNIEIIWADVEKPAGTHLKADSVDAVLISNILFQLPDKVGAVAEAKRIVKSGGRILVIDWTDSYGGMGPAFDAIFTAKKAQELFTKAGLTLQTQIRAGDHHYGLIFKK, encoded by the coding sequence ATGGCCTTTACAGACCCAGAACACAACATACAGCAATTTGGACTTCAGTCTGGAGCGAAAGTCGCAGATTTCGGCGCCGGCAGCGGTTTTTATGCTTTTGAAATTGCAAAAGCTGTCGGCGGGGCGGGGAAAGTCTATGCGATTGATGTCCAAAAAGATCTTTTGGCAAAAATTAAAAATGAAGGAAGCAAACGCGGATTTACAAATATCGAAATCATCTGGGCGGATGTGGAAAAACCGGCAGGCACGCATTTGAAAGCGGATTCAGTTGATGCGGTGCTCATTTCAAACATTCTTTTCCAGCTTCCTGATAAAGTCGGCGCCGTCGCAGAAGCAAAGCGGATTGTGAAATCAGGCGGACGCATTCTGGTGATTGATTGGACCGATTCGTACGGGGGAATGGGGCCGGCATTTGATGCGATTTTTACGGCAAAAAAGGCGCAAGAACTTTTCACGAAAGCGGGGCTCACACTGCAAACCCAAATCCGGGCAGGGGATCATCATTACGGACTCATTTTTAAAAAATAG
- a CDS encoding extracellular solute-binding protein: MSNFQIVFIGILIFFAIVGLITFAIVRAPEGSATASVVIWGTVPQQTFDALFTALNQGKQSELKVSYVEKDEATFDTDLAEAIATGHGPDIFLLGQDKIYRHSEKIALIPFTALTQRQFQDTFIQEGNMYLTGNGILALPFVIDPLVMYWNRDLLTNASVVAPPKNWSDFIAFTKKLTLKNNASVLLQSAGAMGEFKNVSNAKEILATLLLQSGNPITKYDQIGWVSALDSSGNSAEEGLRFYAQFGNPTNEAYTWNRSLPLSIDSFASGKLAVYFGFASELKTLRQKNPNLNLDMALMPQPKEVTVSMTFGRMYGLAILKTSPNFVSALNMITYLTSQDVVRNFAVVSGLPPTRLDLLAVPPQDSLSPVMYSSALRSRAWFDPNPTETKNIFQRMIETVSSGQEKYSDAIGLGSQAIQLLFNQNN, translated from the coding sequence ATGTCCAATTTTCAAATTGTTTTTATCGGAATTCTCATCTTTTTTGCTATCGTCGGCCTCATTACTTTTGCAATTGTGAGGGCGCCGGAAGGAAGCGCGACCGCATCTGTGGTGATCTGGGGTACGGTTCCCCAACAAACATTTGACGCTCTTTTCACCGCGCTCAATCAAGGGAAGCAATCGGAGCTTAAAGTAAGTTATGTTGAAAAAGATGAAGCCACATTCGATACTGATTTAGCAGAAGCTATCGCCACAGGCCACGGTCCCGACATATTTCTTTTAGGACAAGATAAAATCTACCGCCACTCTGAAAAGATTGCTCTTATTCCTTTTACCGCTCTTACGCAAAGACAATTTCAAGATACTTTCATACAAGAGGGGAATATGTATCTCACAGGCAATGGAATTCTCGCTTTGCCTTTCGTGATCGACCCGCTTGTTATGTATTGGAATCGCGATCTTCTCACGAATGCTTCCGTAGTTGCTCCGCCGAAAAATTGGAGTGATTTCATCGCATTTACTAAAAAGCTCACGCTTAAAAATAATGCATCCGTACTGCTTCAAAGTGCGGGAGCGATGGGGGAGTTTAAAAATGTCTCCAATGCAAAAGAAATTCTAGCGACACTTCTTCTGCAGTCGGGCAATCCCATTACAAAATATGACCAGATCGGCTGGGTTTCTGCTCTTGATTCATCGGGAAACTCCGCCGAAGAGGGGCTTCGTTTTTATGCCCAGTTCGGGAATCCGACCAACGAGGCCTACACCTGGAACCGCTCTCTTCCTCTTTCTATTGATTCATTCGCTTCTGGCAAGCTCGCTGTTTATTTTGGTTTTGCGTCGGAACTCAAGACACTTCGACAGAAAAATCCGAATCTCAATCTCGATATGGCACTTATGCCTCAGCCGAAAGAAGTCACAGTTTCAATGACTTTTGGCAGAATGTACGGCCTCGCAATTCTCAAAACTTCGCCGAACTTCGTGAGTGCTCTCAATATGATTACGTATCTCACGTCGCAAGATGTGGTAAGAAATTTTGCTGTAGTCAGCGGCTTGCCTCCAACCCGTCTCGATCTTTTGGCAGTACCCCCGCAAGATTCATTGAGTCCAGTAATGTATTCTTCCGCGCTTCGTTCCCGCGCGTGGTTTGACCCAAATCCGACAGAGACGAAAAACATTTTCCAGCGGATGATCGAAACAGTATCTTCCGGCCAGGAAAAATATTCTGACGCGATAGGGTTGGGAAGCCAGGCGATTCAGCTTTTGTTTAACCAAAATAACTAA
- a CDS encoding pilin has product MADLSSSKNILSKIFLGFFVFFVIFSVALPVFAWSPFQPVVPPCDGSITAENSDLNDTRTGQSGCGYNAFLQLVSNIIQFLLYIAIPIAAVSFFFAGFLYLTAGGNPGKIEEAHHIFWSALVGIIIMLAAWLIINTILTALVEKGSGFNLLG; this is encoded by the coding sequence ATGGCAGACTTATCTTCCTCAAAAAATATACTTTCGAAAATCTTTCTCGGGTTTTTTGTTTTCTTCGTTATTTTCAGTGTTGCTTTGCCCGTTTTTGCCTGGAGTCCTTTCCAGCCAGTTGTTCCTCCTTGTGATGGTTCGATTACAGCAGAAAATTCTGATCTCAATGACACCCGCACGGGGCAAAGTGGTTGTGGATATAACGCCTTCCTCCAGCTTGTTTCCAACATCATTCAATTTCTTCTTTATATCGCGATTCCAATTGCAGCTGTTTCGTTCTTTTTTGCCGGTTTCCTTTATTTGACCGCAGGAGGAAATCCTGGGAAAATAGAAGAGGCTCATCATATCTTTTGGAGTGCGCTTGTCGGAATTATTATTATGCTTGCTGCGTGGCTCATCATAAATACCATACTTACTGCGCTCGTCGAGAAAGGTTCAGGTTTTAATTTGCTCGGTTAA
- a CDS encoding pilin has protein sequence MKTVEKVEHILKNKSAFFFGIFFVLISFLILGALPSSASAATWCSKDPNNVVHVFGSGPACTQGRDASWNVCGTCVVWCAIGKDKKAVNAFPTNDACVQSIANSGVSGGSCRQCTSTDIATINNKLKGYYGTSKPTNGSLFNFNLNGILLGFGSGSYMSLYSADNTINQTWCAASGGGNVVFYSLSSCVAAAGSPEKCSPCQDQGAGNTTPLPTLNTEPGAYCDANGTNYPSLSACVNSQANQGIDSPSCGPCSDPALGGGPHQSPAPFDLGDTGKKPFDLGTTGGSCSGSNGRLPNPLGNTCDLYTLLNKILKVAEQIGGVIIVLAIIYTGFLFVKARGNSEELETAKRAFMWTVIGAGVLLGATVLSKIIENTIKQLQ, from the coding sequence ATGAAAACAGTAGAAAAAGTGGAACATATACTTAAAAATAAATCAGCTTTTTTCTTCGGAATCTTTTTTGTTCTCATCTCGTTTCTTATTTTAGGAGCGCTTCCTTCGTCCGCTTCAGCTGCTACCTGGTGTTCAAAAGATCCAAATAATGTAGTGCATGTATTTGGTTCGGGTCCAGCGTGTACCCAAGGAAGAGATGCTTCCTGGAATGTGTGCGGTACTTGTGTCGTATGGTGTGCCATTGGCAAAGACAAAAAAGCGGTCAATGCTTTTCCCACCAATGATGCCTGTGTCCAGTCTATTGCAAATTCGGGAGTCTCCGGCGGTTCTTGTAGGCAGTGTACCTCTACAGATATTGCTACCATCAACAATAAGCTCAAAGGCTATTACGGAACATCGAAACCCACAAACGGTTCCCTTTTTAATTTCAATTTAAATGGAATTCTTTTGGGATTCGGCTCTGGATCGTACATGTCACTTTATTCCGCGGATAATACAATTAATCAGACTTGGTGTGCCGCTTCGGGAGGTGGCAATGTTGTATTCTATAGTCTCAGCAGTTGTGTTGCCGCGGCTGGTTCGCCTGAAAAATGTTCTCCTTGCCAAGATCAGGGTGCGGGGAATACGACTCCGCTTCCTACTCTCAATACGGAGCCGGGAGCTTATTGTGATGCAAACGGCACGAATTATCCTTCTTTGTCTGCGTGTGTAAATAGTCAGGCGAACCAAGGCATTGATAGCCCTTCTTGTGGTCCTTGTTCCGATCCTGCTTTAGGGGGAGGTCCTCATCAATCTCCAGCACCCTTTGATTTGGGTGACACGGGCAAGAAGCCGTTTGATCTCGGTACTACTGGTGGCAGTTGTTCCGGTAGCAATGGCAGATTGCCGAATCCTCTTGGAAATACATGTGATTTGTACACGCTTCTCAATAAAATTCTAAAAGTTGCCGAACAGATTGGCGGAGTGATCATTGTGCTCGCTATTATTTACACCGGCTTTCTCTTTGTAAAAGCTCGCGGGAATAGTGAAGAGCTTGAAACAGCAAAGAGGGCATTTATGTGGACAGTGATTGGGGCAGGGGTGCTTCTCGGAGCGACTGTTCTATCAAAAATCATTGAGAACACCATTAAACAATTACAATAA
- a CDS encoding ribosome-binding factor A — protein MAEFRDEKIIAIIKEAAAQFLAQESTRASLLTVTKVVLSTDGKQATIFFTAFPTEKEETALLFAKRKRKEFQEYMREKTSLGRMPLFDFAIDEGEKNRQKIDSLSQKI, from the coding sequence ATGGCCGAATTTCGAGACGAAAAAATCATAGCGATTATTAAAGAAGCGGCAGCGCAATTTCTCGCGCAAGAGTCCACTCGCGCTTCCCTTCTCACTGTCACAAAGGTAGTGCTCTCAACAGACGGGAAACAAGCGACCATTTTCTTCACCGCCTTCCCAACAGAAAAAGAAGAAACTGCGCTCCTTTTTGCAAAGCGAAAACGAAAAGAGTTTCAAGAATACATGCGAGAAAAAACTTCCCTCGGCCGAATGCCCTTATTTGATTTCGCAATCGATGAAGGAGAAAAGAACCGCCAAAAAATAGATTCTCTGTCGCAAAAAATCTAA